A genomic segment from Hippoglossus stenolepis isolate QCI-W04-F060 chromosome 3, HSTE1.2, whole genome shotgun sequence encodes:
- the lsm3 gene encoding snRNA-associated Sm-like protein LSm3 has translation MADEVEQQPTTNTVEEPLDLIRLSLDERIYVKMRNDRELRGRLHAYDQHLNMILGDVEETVTTVEIDEETYEELYKSTKRNIPMLFVRGDGVVLVAPPLRVG, from the exons ATGGCGGACGAGGTGGAGCAG caaCCGACAACCAACACGGTGGAGGAGCCGCTGGATCTGATCCGACTGAGTCTCGATGAGCGAATCTACGTGAAGATGAGGAACGACCGGGAGCTGCGTGGCCGACTGCAC gCGTACGATCAGCATCTGAACATGATCCTGGGTGACGTGGAGGAGACGGTGACGACAGTGGAGATCGACGAGGAGACGTACGAAGAACTTTACAAG tCGACCAAGAGGAACATCCCCATGTTGTTTGTGAGAGGAGACGGCGTGGTGCTCGTAGCTCCGCCTCTCAGGGTGGGCTAA